The nucleotide sequence CGTGGATGCTGACGGCGTACTCAGCATCAAGCGATTCGAAGATTCGGACGGCAAACTTCGCGCGGAACGGCTGGCGGCGGCCAAGTCGCTGTTGCCCGGCAATCTGCTCGCTCCGGCGAAGCTCCGGAAGGTATCGCTCGTTGCTCTCGACCGAGCGCTGGGCAAGCAGATGCGCCACGGCCAGCCGCCCGACGACGCAATGCTGCACTTGGCCGGCTTGCAGCGGCTCAAATACGTATTCTGCTTTCCAGCCCAAAAGGACATTGTGATCGCGGGACCAGCGGAGGGCTGGGTCGCCGATCCAAGCGGCCGCGTCGTGGGAATCTCAACTGGAAAACCTGTCCTCGAACTCGCCGATTTGGCGGTGGCCCTCCGGACGTTTCGGCCGGGCGGCCACCGGCATGTCTTTCTCGGTTGCAGCATTGATCCCAATCCGGAGAGCCTCAGCAAGCTGATGGAGCTTCAGAAGACGGTGCCGCGCTCGATCGCACAATCCGATCGCGATGAACTTGCCGCCCGCCTGGCAAAGGGGCAGCAGAAGGCGCTTGGCATGGCCGACGTGCGGGTCTTCGGCGTGCCGGCCAATTCGCATTTCGCCCAGGTGCTGCTCGAGGCCGACTATCGAATGAAGCTGATCGGCATCGGCCTGGAAGAGCCGCCGGTGAAGATGACGACGTTCCTTTCCGCGCTCACGGCGCCTCCGCGAAACGGGCTTCAGCGCTGGTGGTTCACGCCGAACTACGATTGCGTCAAGGTGACCGACGATCGCTTGGCGATGGAGTTGCTCGGCCAAGGGGTGCAGTTGCAGACCGAGGATAAGGTCATCGGCCCAGACGGCTCGTTGCTCGACGGCAGCGGCCAACCGAACAAAGCGAGTGAACTGTTCGCACAGGCGTTTACAAAGAAATTTGTCGAGATCAGCCGCCAGGCGCCGGTCTATGCCCAGATGCGCAACCTATTCGACCTCGCCATCCTCGCCGCCTTCATCCGGCAACAAGACTTTTATACCCAATCCGGCTGGCAAGCCCCGTTTCTCCTCGACGAAAGCTCACTCCCCGGTTCGACGCTCCCCACGCCGAGAAAAGTCCAATGCGTCGTCAACGCCGTCTGGAAAGGCAACCGCCTGTTGTCTCCCGCCGGCGGCGGAGTCTCGCTCGTCCCCGATGAGGCCCTTGACCCCAAGCGCATCACCAAGGATGCCGATGGCGACCTCGGCCGCCGCCGCAATTCGCTCGCTCGCGCGCCGGCGGATGTCTGGTGGTGGGATTAGCACTCAATGAGATTGGCGCCTTTTCCGCAAGACGTTTTGTCTTGGAACGCTGGCCGCTCGTCGTAGTCGTTTGTAGAATGATCCCGTTTTCCTTCGGTCGTGACGGTGGCAAACCACGACAACGCCAATCTATAGGATTCTGATTATGAGACTCACCAGCCCAGTTCAACATTTCTTTATTTGGTTTGCGGCGATCGGAGCGAGTTGTCTCTTCGCTGCGAATGGTTCGCATCCTCTCTTCGCCGCGGATTGGCCGCAATGGCGTGGGCCCCAGCGCGACGGCATTTCGCATGAAACGGGCCTGCTGAAGAAATGGCCGAAGGATGGGCCCAAACTGATTTGGCAGGTCAAGGATGTCGGGTCGGGGTATTCGACGCCTTCCGTAGTCAACGACCGCATTTATCTCCTCGGCAACGAAGGAATGGATAACGAGTTCGTCGCAGCGCTCGAAGTGAAGGACGGCAGCAAGGTGTGGACAACGGGTCTCGGCAAAGTCGGCAATCCCAAGCAACAACCCAACTATCCCGGCGCACGCTCGACGCCGACCGTCGATGGCGACCTGCTGTTTGCCCTGAGTTCCGACGGCGATTTGGTTTGTCTGCAGACAGCCACCGGTAGCAAAGTCTGGCAGAAGAACCTTCGCACGGATTTCGGCGGCCGTCCTGGCAATTGGGCCTATTCCGAATCGCCACTGGTGGATGGCGATGTGCTGGTCTGCACGCCCGGTGGCGTGGAGGCCACGATCGTCGCCGTGAACAAGAAAACGGGCGACGTGATTTGGAATTGCGCTGTGCCAGGGGGAGACGAAGCGGCCTATTCATCGGTCGTCGTCGCTCATATCGACAACGTCAAACAGTATGTTCAATTCTTGCAGAAGCAACTCGTGGGCCTCGACTCGAATTCGGGCAAGCTGCTTTGGCACTACAACAAAACAGCCAAGGGAAGCATGGCCAACATTCCGACGCCGCTGGCGAGCGAAGGCTACGTTTACAGCGCCGCGGGGCAGAGCGGCGGCGGGCTGGTCAAGGTCAAGGAGAGCGACGGCGCCTTCACGGCCAACGAGGTCTATTTCTCGCCCAAGTTGCCCACGAGCATCGGCGGCAGCGTAAAGATCGGAGACTATCTCTATGGCACGAACGGCAAGACGCTGATGTGCGTCGATTTCAACACCGGAGACATCAAATGGTCGGACCGCAGCATCGGGGCGGGGGCCGTCTTCTTTGCCGACGGCTTGCTGTACTTGCATGGCGAGAATGGCGACGCGGCGCTCGTCGAGGCTAAGCCCGACGACTATCACGAAAAGGGGCGTTTCACTCCGTCGGAGCCACCGGACCATGGCGGCTCCAAGGCCTGGGCCTACCCCGTCGTGGCCAACGGAAGACTCTATCTGCGCGACATGGGAACTGTTTGGTGCTACGACGTGAAGGATGCCGGAGCGGGAAAGTAGATTGACGGAGATTTCCTGGATGAGCGACGAAGTATTCTCCGAGACTGGCCCTTCGAACAAATAGGAGGATACCTTCGATCGCGCTTCGCAAGACCGGCCGTTGATTCAAGCTTGGAATTCGGCGATCGTTCTCTAGGGAGATTTCAACGCCCGTTGACTTTTCGAGGCCGAAAGCTCTTGGCCAGATTCAAAGCGACGTCAGCCCCATCAACTTCGTAAGAGAGATCGAAATGGAACAAATAAAAGGGAGACGTGGAAAAGTTCTTGCGTCGCAGCACGACGATAGCGATAATGTGACTTGATTAGCGGACTCGTTTCACCGATGAAAGTCGTATGTTAGCCGCGAGCCCCAGGTTCCGGCGGGGGTTGTTGGGCAGTCGTCGCCTCGCTCTCGTCCTCTGCACGATTGGTCTGTTGGCCTGCCAACTGCTTGCCGCGACGGCCCACGCCCAATACGACGTTTCGGCGCCGGTGATTTTCCAAGACTTCGAGAACACTTGGTCCACGATCCAGACGCGGATGCCCGATGTCTTCGCCTCGGGTTATGGCGCCATCTACGTGCCGCCGCCGGGCCGGGCCGATTCGGGCAATCAGTCGGTCGGCTACGATGCGTACAACCGGTTCGACCTCGGAAGCCCTGGCGCCCCAACGCTGTACGGCACGCAAACGGGCCTGATCTCGCTGACCCAGCAGACGCACACGGCCGGCATGAACATGTTCGTCGACCTGGTCTGGAACCACTCGGGCTTTTCAGACACCAGCACCGCGGGCGGCGCCTTCGCCGCTGCGGGAGGCTATCCCGGCTTCGCGCTCACTCTTCAAACCGGCAACCCCAACGCCCCGGGCTACAACACGTTGGGCTACAACGCGGTCGACGGCGACTACCATAGCGCCTTTGCCACAGGCGACCAGAACGAGCGGCTGTCGGGGTTGGTCGATATCGCTCAAGAGAGCAACAACCAGTTCATCCGC is from Pirellulales bacterium and encodes:
- a CDS encoding DUF1598 domain-containing protein yields the protein MQSEPPEADPPKHKRRSFQCSLWSLLVAASMICGSSWLSNPAARADDSSGATTVQLPTFGVAVDADGVLSIKRFEDSDGKLRAERLAAAKSLLPGNLLAPAKLRKVSLVALDRALGKQMRHGQPPDDAMLHLAGLQRLKYVFCFPAQKDIVIAGPAEGWVADPSGRVVGISTGKPVLELADLAVALRTFRPGGHRHVFLGCSIDPNPESLSKLMELQKTVPRSIAQSDRDELAARLAKGQQKALGMADVRVFGVPANSHFAQVLLEADYRMKLIGIGLEEPPVKMTTFLSALTAPPRNGLQRWWFTPNYDCVKVTDDRLAMELLGQGVQLQTEDKVIGPDGSLLDGSGQPNKASELFAQAFTKKFVEISRQAPVYAQMRNLFDLAILAAFIRQQDFYTQSGWQAPFLLDESSLPGSTLPTPRKVQCVVNAVWKGNRLLSPAGGGVSLVPDEALDPKRITKDADGDLGRRRNSLARAPADVWWWD
- a CDS encoding PQQ-binding-like beta-propeller repeat protein, which produces MRLTSPVQHFFIWFAAIGASCLFAANGSHPLFAADWPQWRGPQRDGISHETGLLKKWPKDGPKLIWQVKDVGSGYSTPSVVNDRIYLLGNEGMDNEFVAALEVKDGSKVWTTGLGKVGNPKQQPNYPGARSTPTVDGDLLFALSSDGDLVCLQTATGSKVWQKNLRTDFGGRPGNWAYSESPLVDGDVLVCTPGGVEATIVAVNKKTGDVIWNCAVPGGDEAAYSSVVVAHIDNVKQYVQFLQKQLVGLDSNSGKLLWHYNKTAKGSMANIPTPLASEGYVYSAAGQSGGGLVKVKESDGAFTANEVYFSPKLPTSIGGSVKIGDYLYGTNGKTLMCVDFNTGDIKWSDRSIGAGAVFFADGLLYLHGENGDAALVEAKPDDYHEKGRFTPSEPPDHGGSKAWAYPVVANGRLYLRDMGTVWCYDVKDAGAGK